The Helicobacter sp. MIT 05-5293 genome window below encodes:
- a CDS encoding 2-oxoacid:acceptor oxidoreductase family protein, protein MTHQLRFTGVGGQGVLLAGEILAEAQIKDKGYGVKAATYTSQVRGGPTKVDILLSDEEILYPYANEGEIEFMLSTAQVSYDSFKSGVKEGGVIVVEPNLVKPSPEDLKKFKIYEIPIITIAKEEVGNVVTQSVVALAITATFTKCVDRDLVFQTMIEKVPPKVQEANKKAFELGEKYAKEALSK, encoded by the coding sequence ATGACACATCAACTTCGATTTACAGGTGTCGGGGGACAAGGTGTGCTTTTGGCAGGAGAGATCCTTGCTGAAGCTCAAATCAAGGACAAAGGCTATGGCGTGAAAGCGGCGACTTATACAAGCCAAGTGCGTGGGGGTCCTACAAAAGTGGATATTCTTCTTAGTGATGAAGAGATTCTCTATCCTTATGCAAATGAAGGAGAAATTGAATTTATGCTTTCTACTGCGCAAGTGAGTTATGATTCATTTAAAAGCGGTGTGAAAGAGGGTGGTGTGATTGTGGTTGAGCCAAATCTCGTGAAGCCAAGTCCAGAAGATCTTAAAAAGTTTAAGATTTATGAGATTCCTATCATTACGATTGCTAAAGAAGAAGTGGGTAATGTCGTAACACAATCTGTTGTGGCACTAGCTATTACTGCGACTTTTACTAAATGTGTGGATAGGGATTTGGTTTTCCAAACAATGATAGAAAAAGTGCCACCAAAAGTGCAAGAAGCGAATAAAAAGGCTTTTGAGCTTGGCGAAAAATACGCAAAAGAAGCATTGAGCAAATAA